AGGGCAAAGACCTCGATATAGAGATGCAGTTCACGAACTTCAGGGAATAGAGGATAGACTCCGTGAGTAATCTGGCAAAACAGAAAGTAAGTATGGTCAGCCTGGGCTGCCCCAAAAACCTGGTGGATGCCGAGGTGATGCTGGGGGTGCTGGCGCAGCAGGGCTACGAAATTACCATGGACGAGAAAGAGGCCGATGTCATCATCGTCAACACCTGTTCCTTTATCAAAGAGGCCCGGGAAGAGAGCGTCGATGCCATCCTTGATCTGGCTGACCGCAAGAGTGACGGCAACTGCAAGACCCTGGTGGTTGCCGGCTGCCTGCCTCAGCGTTATCAGGAGGAGCTGGCCAAGGAACTGCCTGAAGTGGATATCCTGATCGGTACCGGTGATTACCCCCGGGTGGCCGAAATCCTGGCAGAGCATCACGCCGGTGATGCCCAGATCAAGTATGTGGGTGACCCCAATTACATTTACGACGAAGATCTGCCGCGGCTCAACTCATCACCCGGCTGGTACGCCTACCTGAAGATTGGCGAGGGCTGCTCAAACTGCTGTACCTACTGCGTGATCCCGTCACTGCGCGGCCCGTACCGTTCACGCCCCGTCGAGGCCCTGGTGGCCGAGGCAGAGCGGCTGGTCAAAGGCGGCGTGCGTGAGCTGATCCTGGTCTCGCAGGATATCACCCGCTACGGCAGTGACATGGATGACACCAGCAGCCTTGCCGGATTGATCCGGCGCCTGGCAGCGATCGAGGATCTGAAATGGATCAGACTCCTGTATGCCTATCCCGACGGTATCAGCGATGAGCTGATCGAGCTGTTCAAGACCGAACCGAAACTCTGCAACTATCTGGACATCCCGATCCAGCATATCAGCGATAACGTCCTGCAACGGATGAAGCGCCGCAGCAGCGAAGAGCAGATCCGGACCCTGATCGCACGCCTGCGCAACGAGATCCCCGGCATCACCCTGCGCACCTCCCTGATCGTCGGCTTTCCCGGTGAAACGGTGGATGATTTTCTCAACCTGACCCAGTTCGTGGAAAAGGCCCAGTTTGACCGGTTAGGGGTCTTCTGCTACTCCAGGGAGGAAGGGACACCGGCTGCTGAGATGCCGGATCAGGTCTCGGAACGGGTCAAGCGGGAACGCCACCGCAAGCTGATGAAGACCCAGGCCAGGGTATCGTTCCGGCGTAACCGGGCCATGGTTGGACAGACTGAACAGGTGATTGTGGAGGGATACAGCGAAGAGACCGAACTGTTGCTGAAGGGACGCACCAGCCGTCAGGCGCCTGATATTGACGGGCAGGTCTACATCACCTCCGGCCATGCTGAAATCGGCGACATCGTTGCCTGCAAGATCACTGATTCATCGGATTATGATCTGGTGGCCGAGATGATCGAGGAGTAGCTTTACTTTTGTTCCAGAAGTCCTGCACGCCCGACCGGGGTGTGCAGGACTTCTTTCCTGCCCGGCAAAATCTCATTTCATTTCCAGATCAATGGATACTGTCAAGGCGGCGAGGAGTTCGGCGATACAGGTGTATACGCAGTACGTTGATGAGCCGATGACGTCCCCTCGAAGGGAACGCCTTGCAACGGAATTGAACTTCACTGCAACATGAAGGTCTCATACTCCAGTTTATCCAGATCGTTATCCAGCAAGGCCATACCGACCGCGATGGTCATCATCAGGGCCAGTGCAAAACCGTAACCGTAATAGAAGGGACCCAGCTGAATTGAAATCAGGGTAAATGCCAGATTCAGCGCCGTGAACAGTGCGGTCAGCAACAGGACCCGGTTGCGTTTATCCAGATAGAAAAAGACGTTCAGCAGCCCCAGCAGTACCACCTGAAAACCGGTTGCCACCACCTGGACGGAAAGCAGTGGCAGGTGGATTTCTGAAATATGGGCCCACTGCAGCAGTTGCCGCCCGGCCACGATGACGACGATGGTGGCGATGGCCTGAATCTTGATGATGTCATAGAGCCCTTCACGGGCAACCCGCACCATTTCGTCCTTCATCTCCCGGATGTAGGAGAGC
Above is a window of Trichlorobacter lovleyi SZ DNA encoding:
- the rimO gene encoding 30S ribosomal protein S12 methylthiotransferase RimO, translated to MVSLGCPKNLVDAEVMLGVLAQQGYEITMDEKEADVIIVNTCSFIKEAREESVDAILDLADRKSDGNCKTLVVAGCLPQRYQEELAKELPEVDILIGTGDYPRVAEILAEHHAGDAQIKYVGDPNYIYDEDLPRLNSSPGWYAYLKIGEGCSNCCTYCVIPSLRGPYRSRPVEALVAEAERLVKGGVRELILVSQDITRYGSDMDDTSSLAGLIRRLAAIEDLKWIRLLYAYPDGISDELIELFKTEPKLCNYLDIPIQHISDNVLQRMKRRSSEEQIRTLIARLRNEIPGITLRTSLIVGFPGETVDDFLNLTQFVEKAQFDRLGVFCYSREEGTPAAEMPDQVSERVKRERHRKLMKTQARVSFRRNRAMVGQTEQVIVEGYSEETELLLKGRTSRQAPDIDGQVYITSGHAEIGDIVACKITDSSDYDLVAEMIEE